In the Streptomyces sp. NBC_00525 genome, one interval contains:
- a CDS encoding GNAT family N-acetyltransferase codes for MNIQVRAYDHPDAVKLNDRVQLEYAELYGDEGDVTPLDATMFDPPHGLYLIAYDAHDRPVATGGWRSQERNAEGYSDGDAELKRMYVIPEGRGQGLARRILAALEADARAAGRTRMVLETGDRQPEAIALYLSSGYAPCEKFGHYRTYETSRCYAKPLRENPPA; via the coding sequence ATGAACATCCAGGTCCGCGCCTACGATCACCCCGATGCCGTCAAACTCAACGACCGCGTACAGCTCGAATACGCCGAGCTGTACGGCGATGAGGGCGACGTCACACCGTTGGACGCCACGATGTTCGACCCGCCGCACGGCCTGTACCTGATCGCGTACGACGCACACGACCGGCCGGTGGCCACGGGCGGCTGGCGCTCCCAGGAACGCAACGCCGAGGGCTACTCGGACGGCGACGCCGAACTGAAGCGGATGTACGTCATACCCGAGGGCCGCGGCCAGGGCCTCGCCCGCCGCATCCTCGCCGCCCTGGAGGCCGACGCCCGCGCGGCCGGCCGCACCCGCATGGTCCTGGAGACCGGCGACCGCCAGCCGGAGGCCATCGCCCTGTACCTCTCCAGCGGCTACGCCCCGTGCGAGAAGTTCGGCCACTACCGCACGTACGAAACCAGCCGCTGCTACGCCAAGCCCCTCCGGGAGAACCCGCCGGCCTGA
- a CDS encoding contact-dependent growth inhibition system immunity protein, with product MSMKPFEFDRRYGELDQVISAYTGVSADDEPGKPSEALQAYLRHTWHTRPWALGMAEQQIREYARNPPGRLRLSLGEFYFMPDVGLPESAIRGWLFAIADHLKRSIEEGEVPPPSGPRTHWEWHARFPELGQFLGGWFSQDMPDEFPDHEAAVGDYTATTDPQLVARLAGEVHELLALGLEESEYALAMAELGMEVDPPEPYSPSGWLARLADGLGGFKADYGPGPAAG from the coding sequence TTGTCCATGAAGCCGTTCGAGTTCGATCGCCGCTACGGTGAGTTGGACCAGGTGATCAGCGCGTACACCGGAGTGTCGGCCGACGATGAGCCGGGCAAGCCGAGCGAAGCCCTCCAGGCATATCTCCGCCACACCTGGCACACCCGCCCCTGGGCCCTGGGCATGGCCGAACAGCAGATCCGCGAGTACGCCCGTAACCCGCCGGGCCGCCTGCGTCTGAGTCTCGGCGAGTTCTACTTCATGCCTGACGTCGGGCTGCCCGAGTCAGCAATCCGGGGCTGGCTGTTCGCAATCGCGGATCACCTGAAGCGGTCGATCGAGGAGGGTGAGGTCCCGCCCCCGTCCGGCCCTCGTACCCACTGGGAGTGGCACGCGCGCTTCCCCGAGCTCGGCCAGTTCCTCGGTGGCTGGTTCTCGCAGGACATGCCGGACGAGTTCCCGGATCACGAAGCGGCCGTAGGCGACTACACCGCCACCACCGATCCGCAACTGGTTGCCCGTCTCGCGGGTGAGGTCCACGAACTGCTCGCCCTCGGCCTCGAAGAGTCCGAGTACGCCCTCGCGATGGCTGAGCTGGGCATGGAGGTGGACCCGCCCGAGCCGTACTCCCCGAGCGGCTGGCTGGCCCGTCTCGCAGACGGTCTGGGAGGATTCAAGGCGGACTACGGCCCCGGGCCGGCCGCAGGCTGA
- a CDS encoding DUF5958 family protein: MLISRGRVDEQLGKIAGLTPLDERRKAFRLLIAVLSIADARRRERFCFGGCSHWWHRLPSVA, encoded by the coding sequence GTGCTGATCTCACGAGGCCGGGTCGACGAACAACTGGGAAAGATCGCCGGTCTCACGCCTCTCGACGAACGCCGCAAAGCGTTCAGGCTGCTGATCGCAGTGCTCTCGATCGCCGACGCGCGGCGCCGCGAGCGCTTCTGCTTCGGCGGCTGCAGTCACTGGTGGCACAGACTGCCGTCCGTCGCCTGA
- a CDS encoding GNAT family N-acetyltransferase, with product MNLADGDVALRPIRLRDQREWREVNRRNRDWLRPWEATVPPPAPGGPVAQRPTYRQMIRHLRSEANAGRMLPFAIEYRGRLVGQLTVAGVTWGSMCSGHVGYWVDRDVAGRGVMPTAVALAVDHCFQVVGLHRIEVCIRPENGPSRRVVEKLGFREEGLRPRYLHIDGAWRDHLIYALTAEEVPDGLLRRWHRSRPAPRRAEQARPERPENPPPA from the coding sequence GTGAACCTGGCGGACGGCGATGTCGCCCTCCGGCCCATCAGACTGCGCGACCAGCGCGAGTGGCGCGAGGTCAACCGGCGCAACCGCGACTGGCTGCGCCCCTGGGAGGCGACGGTGCCGCCACCCGCGCCCGGCGGGCCGGTCGCCCAGCGGCCCACGTACCGCCAGATGATCCGCCATCTGCGCTCCGAGGCCAACGCCGGCCGGATGCTGCCGTTCGCCATCGAGTACCGGGGGCGGCTCGTCGGCCAGCTGACCGTCGCCGGGGTCACCTGGGGCTCGATGTGCTCCGGGCACGTCGGCTACTGGGTGGACCGGGACGTGGCCGGGCGCGGGGTGATGCCGACCGCCGTCGCGCTCGCCGTCGACCACTGTTTCCAGGTGGTCGGGCTGCACCGCATCGAGGTGTGCATTCGCCCCGAGAACGGGCCGAGCCGGCGGGTCGTGGAGAAACTCGGATTCCGTGAGGAGGGGCTGCGTCCGCGATATCTCCACATCGACGGCGCCTGGCGGGACCACCTCATCTACGCGCTCACGGCGGAGGAGGTGCCGGACGGGCTGCTGCGCAGATGGCACCGGTCGCGGCCGGCTCCGCGCCGGGCGGAGCAGGCGCGTCCGGAGCGTCCGGAGAACCCGCCGCCCGCATAA
- the sepX gene encoding divisome protein SepX/GlpR: protein MSSSGLIYAVIVGAWAAYLVPMWLRRQDELNEERPTERFSTAIRLLSGRAAMERRYAKGLGDRTGDEAASDADPDVSTDRLDSVDVRAFAAPPAHTEVRMHDPAGAPERGPRKREGVQGAPSASGAPGTSRAPGSARRARPGGIDAERARRAQRLQVLARRRRTTVVLFLAFTLGAIVAAVGGLRFLWAPAVPAVLLSAYIAHLRAHERRRFAFTMDQRRAEVAAQRLRENRPRRHQPAATAPAEADEDSEPRHPAPEPAPTVSPQEAGRRALVEQTDHAEWVDQQRDRGPAQGDSWEPVPVPLPTYVTAPVAPRATGGVEVGNPETWSAARSSTAEPAQQDTATPADDPAPRRRSPQSRRSRDRGRTPLFDQYEDGDRPRAANE, encoded by the coding sequence GTGAGCAGCAGCGGCCTCATCTACGCAGTCATCGTCGGGGCCTGGGCCGCCTACTTGGTGCCGATGTGGCTCCGCAGGCAGGACGAGCTGAACGAAGAGCGTCCGACCGAGCGCTTCAGCACCGCCATCCGGCTGCTCTCCGGCCGGGCGGCGATGGAGCGCCGGTACGCCAAGGGGCTGGGGGATCGCACCGGGGACGAGGCGGCGTCCGACGCCGACCCGGACGTGAGCACGGACCGATTGGATTCCGTGGACGTCCGGGCCTTCGCCGCGCCTCCGGCGCACACCGAGGTCCGGATGCACGACCCGGCCGGTGCGCCCGAGCGCGGCCCGCGCAAGCGGGAGGGCGTCCAAGGCGCCCCGAGTGCTTCGGGCGCACCGGGCACCTCGCGCGCCCCCGGCTCCGCCCGGCGCGCGCGCCCCGGCGGCATCGACGCGGAACGCGCCCGACGCGCCCAGCGCCTCCAGGTGCTCGCCCGGCGCCGGCGCACCACCGTCGTCCTCTTCCTCGCCTTCACGCTCGGCGCGATCGTCGCGGCGGTCGGGGGCCTGCGCTTCCTGTGGGCGCCCGCGGTCCCGGCCGTGCTGCTCAGCGCGTACATCGCGCATCTGCGGGCGCACGAGCGGCGGCGGTTCGCGTTCACGATGGACCAGCGGCGCGCCGAGGTGGCCGCCCAGCGGCTCCGCGAGAACCGCCCGCGCCGCCATCAGCCCGCCGCGACCGCCCCGGCCGAGGCCGACGAGGACTCCGAGCCGCGCCACCCGGCCCCCGAGCCCGCCCCCACGGTCTCCCCGCAGGAGGCCGGCCGCCGCGCTCTGGTCGAGCAGACGGACCACGCGGAGTGGGTGGACCAGCAGCGCGACCGCGGCCCGGCCCAGGGCGACAGCTGGGAGCCCGTCCCCGTCCCCCTGCCCACGTACGTCACCGCCCCGGTCGCCCCGCGCGCCACGGGCGGGGTCGAGGTCGGCAACCCGGAGACGTGGAGCGCGGCCCGCTCCAGCACCGCCGAACCGGCCCAGCAGGACACCGCGACGCCCGCCGACGACCCGGCGCCGCGCCGCCGCTCCCCGCAGTCCCGCCGCTCCCGCGACCGGGGCCGCACGCCGCTCTTCGACCAGTACGAGGACGGCGACCGCCCCCGCGCGGCCAACGAGTGA
- a CDS encoding RNase A-like domain-containing protein produces MTVRTRSATYPDRETAHWATQQVVTNNEQKIHRWLAQGTRSRLAIEAAWPSREAPVGRVLLQAMMLAGREPVEVRAARVVLKREPSSPHGFVVLTTVPIYL; encoded by the coding sequence ATGACCGTAAGGACCCGCTCGGCCACCTACCCCGACCGGGAAACGGCCCACTGGGCCACCCAGCAGGTGGTGACCAACAACGAGCAGAAGATCCACCGCTGGCTCGCCCAGGGAACTCGCAGCCGCCTTGCCATCGAGGCCGCCTGGCCCTCTCGCGAGGCTCCTGTCGGCCGCGTACTGCTGCAGGCGATGATGCTTGCCGGGCGCGAGCCCGTGGAGGTGCGCGCGGCGCGTGTCGTTCTCAAGCGTGAGCCGAGCAGCCCGCACGGCTTCGTTGTGCTCACCACCGTCCCGATCTACCTGTAG
- a CDS encoding PP2C family protein-serine/threonine phosphatase → MAAGDGQDDSRPATGRASKAAVLVTAVVLCLVVTVLQVSTPPSSHIASVLVGVPAVVAFAFGPPMILGSAVVAAGVRWALLPAEPERVGSAVGTTVVICVIAVLSCFVVRRGERESARLQKVSSVAETAQRAVLRPPPETVGRFRTAASYRAAAQYARIGGDLYAVADTDYGVRALIADVRGKGLGAVSTAATVLGSFHEAAYLEPSLGLLAGRLDTGLNRFLPDDEAFVTALLIQIAPDGLTHAYSCGHPPSLVLRDGTVQELPATPGLPLGLRALTDCPTPATDAPEPPATRLRPGDTLLLYTDGIAETRNTSGAFYPLTTRLTTYQATHPAPVDPNHLLTWLLDDAQDYSRADTYDDAALLALAWLQEGDEPGERGESITETS, encoded by the coding sequence ATGGCGGCCGGAGACGGGCAGGACGACTCCCGGCCCGCGACCGGCAGGGCGTCCAAGGCCGCGGTGCTGGTCACAGCCGTGGTGCTGTGCCTCGTGGTGACCGTCCTCCAGGTGAGCACCCCGCCCTCCTCCCACATCGCCTCCGTGCTCGTCGGAGTCCCGGCCGTCGTCGCGTTCGCCTTCGGCCCACCCATGATCCTCGGCTCCGCGGTGGTGGCGGCCGGCGTCCGCTGGGCGCTGCTGCCGGCCGAACCGGAGCGCGTCGGCTCCGCCGTCGGCACCACCGTGGTCATCTGCGTCATCGCGGTGCTCAGCTGCTTCGTGGTCCGCCGGGGCGAGCGGGAGTCCGCCCGGCTCCAGAAGGTCTCCTCCGTCGCCGAGACGGCACAGCGGGCCGTACTGCGGCCACCTCCGGAGACCGTGGGCCGCTTCCGTACCGCCGCGAGCTACCGGGCGGCCGCCCAGTACGCCCGCATCGGCGGCGACCTCTACGCCGTCGCGGACACCGACTACGGCGTACGCGCGCTCATCGCCGACGTACGCGGCAAGGGGCTCGGGGCCGTCTCCACCGCCGCCACGGTCCTCGGCTCGTTCCACGAGGCGGCGTACCTGGAACCCTCGCTCGGCCTCCTGGCCGGCCGGCTCGACACCGGCCTCAACCGTTTCCTGCCCGACGACGAGGCCTTCGTCACCGCGCTGCTGATCCAGATCGCCCCGGACGGCCTCACCCACGCGTACTCCTGCGGCCACCCGCCCTCACTCGTGCTGCGCGACGGCACGGTCCAGGAGCTTCCGGCCACCCCCGGCCTCCCGCTCGGCCTGCGCGCCCTCACCGACTGCCCCACCCCGGCGACGGACGCCCCGGAGCCACCCGCCACCCGGCTGCGCCCCGGCGACACCCTCCTGCTCTACACCGACGGAATCGCCGAAACCCGCAACACCTCCGGCGCCTTCTACCCCCTCACCACCCGCCTGACGACCTACCAGGCCACTCACCCCGCCCCGGTGGACCCGAACCACCTGCTCACCTGGCTGCTCGACGACGCCCAGGACTACAGCCGCGCCGACACCTACGACGACGCGGCCTTGCTGGCGCTAGCGTGGCTGCAGGAGGGGGACGAACCTGGAGAGCGCGGGGAGTCGATCACGGAGACTTCCTGA
- a CDS encoding exodeoxyribonuclease III produces MLTTVTSVNVNGLRAAAKKGFVEWLAQTDADVICLQEVRAEPEQLPAEVREPEGWHTVHAPAAAKGRAGVSLYSRRAPERVQIGFGGYGDAGCEEFDASGRYVEIDLPGVTVASLYLPSGEVGTERQEEKERFMAAFLPYLTGLKARAAAEGREVVVCGDWNIAHQEADLKNWRANRKSSGFLPEERAWLTRVFDEAAYVDVVRALHPGVEGPYSWWSYRGRAFDNDTGWRIDYQVATPGLAARAVKAWVERAATHGERWSDHAPVTVVYEQ; encoded by the coding sequence ATGCTCACCACCGTGACCTCCGTGAATGTAAACGGTCTCCGCGCCGCGGCCAAGAAGGGCTTCGTCGAGTGGCTGGCGCAGACCGACGCCGATGTGATCTGCCTCCAGGAGGTGCGCGCCGAGCCCGAGCAGCTGCCCGCGGAGGTCCGTGAGCCCGAGGGGTGGCACACCGTCCACGCGCCGGCCGCCGCCAAGGGGCGGGCCGGGGTCTCCCTCTACTCGCGGCGCGCCCCCGAGCGTGTACAGATCGGCTTCGGCGGGTACGGCGACGCCGGGTGCGAGGAGTTCGACGCGAGCGGGCGGTATGTCGAGATCGACCTTCCCGGCGTCACGGTCGCGAGCCTCTACCTCCCCTCCGGCGAGGTCGGCACCGAGCGCCAGGAGGAGAAGGAGCGGTTCATGGCCGCGTTCCTGCCCTACCTCACCGGCCTCAAGGCCCGCGCCGCCGCCGAGGGCCGCGAAGTCGTCGTCTGCGGTGACTGGAACATCGCCCACCAGGAGGCCGACCTCAAGAACTGGCGCGCCAACCGCAAGAGCAGCGGCTTCCTGCCCGAGGAGCGCGCCTGGCTGACGCGCGTCTTCGACGAGGCGGCGTACGTGGACGTGGTGCGCGCCCTGCACCCCGGCGTCGAGGGCCCCTACTCCTGGTGGTCGTACCGGGGTCGCGCCTTCGACAACGACACGGGCTGGCGGATCGACTACCAGGTGGCCACGCCCGGCCTCGCCGCCCGCGCGGTCAAGGCGTGGGTGGAACGGGCCGCCACGCACGGCGAGCGGTGGAGCGACCATGCGCCGGTGACGGTGGTGTACGAGCAGTAG
- a CDS encoding MerR family transcriptional regulator, with the protein MEELAGEAGIPVRTVRFYRERGLISPPRREGRIAWYDDSHLARLRTITGLLERGHTLTGIADLARTFESGRDVAEVLGLGEPSEETPVRLTPEQLADYFEGESTPENLALAMELGYLGTDGEEFVHISRRLLEVSAELVREGVPLATVLATGRRVREHAEALADLFVAVLQEYGPEPGDASADVAEPPQLRPLARAVMDAELSMALDRRLRREKPEPEAEAEAEPEPEAEPRSESESESDEA; encoded by the coding sequence ATGGAGGAGCTGGCCGGGGAGGCCGGCATCCCCGTCCGGACCGTACGCTTCTACCGAGAGCGTGGCCTGATCTCGCCGCCCCGCCGCGAGGGCCGCATCGCCTGGTACGACGACAGCCATCTGGCCCGCCTGCGTACGATCACCGGCCTCCTGGAACGCGGCCACACCCTGACCGGCATCGCCGACCTCGCCCGTACGTTCGAGAGCGGGCGCGATGTCGCGGAGGTCCTGGGCCTGGGCGAACCCTCCGAGGAGACCCCGGTCCGCCTCACTCCGGAGCAGCTGGCCGACTACTTCGAGGGCGAGTCCACCCCGGAGAACCTGGCCCTGGCGATGGAGCTCGGGTACCTGGGGACGGACGGCGAGGAGTTCGTCCACATCAGCCGCCGCCTGCTGGAGGTTTCGGCGGAGCTGGTACGGGAAGGCGTCCCGCTCGCCACGGTGCTCGCGACGGGCCGCCGGGTCCGCGAGCACGCGGAGGCGCTGGCGGACCTGTTCGTGGCGGTGCTCCAGGAGTACGGACCGGAGCCGGGCGACGCGTCGGCAGATGTGGCCGAACCGCCCCAACTACGGCCGCTGGCACGGGCGGTGATGGACGCGGAGCTGTCGATGGCGCTGGACAGGCGACTGCGACGCGAGAAGCCGGAACCGGAAGCGGAAGCGGAAGCGGAGCCGGAACCGGAAGCGGAGCCAAGGTCGGAGTCGGAGTCGGAGTCGGACGAGGCGTAG
- a CDS encoding DUF4253 domain-containing protein, with translation MAAEYARTFLADHPQTRLGLVIAESGAEALTVAGWSGPCNYDNDTAKSSTVVRDWEHRFRARVVAVGFSTPHLSIASPPMDEHEALLVAAEHFAFCPDNLWQGSRPYTLAAYAERITGAHHWDFWWD, from the coding sequence TTGGCCGCCGAGTACGCGCGGACGTTTCTTGCTGACCACCCCCAGACACGTCTCGGGCTGGTCATCGCGGAGTCAGGTGCCGAGGCGCTGACTGTCGCGGGCTGGTCGGGGCCCTGCAACTACGACAACGACACCGCGAAGTCCTCTACGGTCGTCCGAGATTGGGAGCACCGGTTCCGTGCTCGTGTCGTCGCGGTCGGCTTCTCCACGCCGCACCTCAGCATCGCCTCGCCTCCAATGGACGAGCACGAGGCTCTTCTGGTTGCGGCCGAGCACTTCGCCTTCTGCCCAGACAACCTCTGGCAGGGCAGCAGGCCGTACACACTGGCCGCATACGCCGAGCGGATCACCGGTGCCCACCACTGGGACTTCTGGTGGGACTGA
- a CDS encoding WXG100 family type VII secretion target, producing MPDDEHITVGFATLQRLSGDLEDILKKLNEQLDLLYSRAEKVVLTWEGETREVFIDELDKWGHSAQDLRASQKWLHEVVTKGHINYAAAHRAVLRGWGAG from the coding sequence ATGCCGGACGACGAGCACATAACGGTTGGCTTCGCGACGTTGCAGAGGCTGTCCGGCGACCTCGAGGATATCCTCAAGAAGCTCAACGAGCAGCTGGATTTGTTGTACAGCCGGGCAGAGAAGGTAGTTCTCACCTGGGAAGGAGAGACCCGCGAGGTCTTCATCGATGAGCTCGACAAGTGGGGCCACTCGGCCCAAGACCTGCGGGCGTCGCAGAAGTGGCTGCATGAGGTCGTCACCAAGGGACATATCAACTACGCGGCGGCACACCGTGCAGTACTGCGGGGCTGGGGCGCCGGCTGA
- a CDS encoding DNA cytosine methyltransferase, with protein MGSRINIIEDGVVPAIPKTTFQVVDLFSGGGGMSFGFHAHPHFEVIGAADAQLGKPSSPKGSLACNTTYEANIGITPVETDLGTADPQSLMRSMGVTSPIDILSACPPCTGFSRTNAKNHLEDDKRNSLVGRTIVYVDAFQPRIVVMENARELLQGRWAHHFEILRKDLEARGYTVHAQNHFLNRFGLPQVRERSLVIAVAPGLDLRTLEDAWAGRTLTQEATSVRRALNGLPSINAGDAHPDDDAHASPSFHSAATLGRLQKIPHDGGSWRDLLRVPDGTEYLTPAMLKSVAKKDFGSFPDVYGRMAWDRPAPTIKRECAHVGNGRYSHPAEDRLCSVRELGILNGFPRTYKFEGASLSNKYRHIGDAVPPLISYQLASVCHWILTGQRPGVDDMILPGTHLRPEDIREADDSLSGNDTGEAAQAREFVAV; from the coding sequence GTGGGTAGTCGAATCAACATCATTGAGGACGGTGTCGTACCAGCTATCCCTAAAACGACCTTCCAGGTCGTGGACCTCTTCTCCGGGGGCGGAGGTATGAGCTTCGGATTTCACGCTCATCCGCACTTCGAGGTGATCGGAGCGGCTGACGCCCAGCTGGGAAAGCCAAGTAGCCCAAAGGGCTCGCTGGCGTGTAATACCACCTATGAAGCCAACATTGGGATCACTCCAGTCGAAACCGATTTGGGGACAGCGGACCCTCAATCGTTGATGCGATCCATGGGTGTGACATCGCCGATCGATATCCTGTCCGCCTGTCCTCCATGCACAGGATTCTCGCGCACGAACGCGAAGAATCATCTGGAAGACGACAAGCGGAACAGTCTGGTCGGACGCACTATTGTCTACGTTGACGCCTTTCAGCCGCGAATCGTTGTGATGGAGAACGCCAGGGAACTCCTTCAAGGGCGTTGGGCTCATCACTTTGAGATCCTGAGAAAGGACCTTGAGGCTCGCGGATATACCGTTCACGCTCAGAACCATTTTCTGAACAGGTTCGGCCTCCCGCAGGTTCGTGAGCGAAGCCTTGTCATTGCAGTTGCTCCGGGTCTCGATCTACGCACCCTCGAGGATGCATGGGCCGGTCGCACGCTGACTCAGGAGGCCACGAGTGTGCGACGCGCCCTCAACGGCCTGCCATCGATTAATGCGGGCGATGCGCACCCGGACGATGATGCACACGCGTCTCCGAGCTTTCATTCTGCAGCAACGCTGGGACGCCTACAAAAGATCCCTCATGACGGAGGATCTTGGCGGGACCTTTTGCGTGTTCCGGACGGGACTGAATACCTGACTCCTGCCATGCTTAAGTCCGTGGCCAAGAAGGACTTCGGCAGTTTTCCCGACGTCTACGGGCGTATGGCGTGGGACCGGCCGGCGCCCACCATTAAGCGAGAATGCGCGCATGTGGGGAACGGCCGCTACTCTCACCCTGCAGAGGATCGCCTATGCTCGGTTCGAGAGCTTGGAATCCTCAACGGCTTTCCGCGAACCTATAAGTTCGAAGGTGCGAGCCTTAGTAATAAGTACAGGCATATTGGTGATGCGGTACCTCCTCTCATTAGTTACCAACTTGCTTCGGTATGCCACTGGATCCTCACAGGACAGCGGCCTGGCGTCGACGACATGATCCTGCCGGGCACGCATCTTCGCCCCGAGGACATTCGAGAGGCTGATGACTCCCTCTCCGGCAATGACACGGGCGAAGCTGCTCAGGCGCGAGAGTTCGTAGCCGTCTAG
- a CDS encoding RNase A-like domain-containing protein codes for MTGAGSGTGQGTQGPAQNGTIDVKPSDLFRVAGGVAMQQPLMDRAAKALLDELRKYPDAGGYGAAPEAFAASYVKVGNRFLEVWARSVVSIGGAAVGFTSTANNYARAEAANDVTGQTTAVTQALPAVIERAPDYGAVPNLKWGDDDGGDGWIRSLLEWVPGPIRDVLRPVVKHAFRMGKVAEVYPYPQQHYLNSLSEAWMATTMTLSMAESGLTGNVSSITRQSNSEWYDAMRQFCSSLWGTTAWGASTAGYEWKHDSASSATATHPVMTVLFDTAQKVGDLLYQFAEAAVYVNGAVWDVYWEAVEEAVPKIDVDLKDGVGMDDVKGLIKGVVKGVAKGAAELGAGIVLNIDTARLNAIVSTYNSRVHALVPQLDALLGPLDEAYRSAPTFNAEEARAEAFGARALSEFRTEHTYTVPGEDPNDHFYPLDLAGQEGIGGSHGVDKHIGLTDDQLTQRLRDQGNAPSASAYKDLGSAQRFTQTALDDIDNAARIEEWIKRVEQKEKNNPGWDPNNSKISPPLTLTFPDVTGRTVERADYDAHGMGATATEVHSAQVALKYRKGMDPPFVVITSYPVSP; via the coding sequence ATGACGGGTGCGGGCTCCGGGACTGGGCAGGGCACACAGGGCCCAGCCCAGAACGGCACCATTGATGTCAAGCCGTCGGACCTGTTCCGAGTCGCGGGCGGCGTGGCGATGCAGCAGCCGCTGATGGACAGAGCTGCCAAGGCACTCCTGGACGAGCTGAGGAAGTACCCGGACGCCGGCGGCTATGGCGCCGCTCCCGAGGCTTTCGCCGCCTCTTACGTAAAGGTTGGCAACCGCTTCCTCGAAGTATGGGCGAGAAGTGTTGTCAGCATCGGCGGCGCCGCGGTGGGCTTCACCTCCACGGCCAACAACTACGCCCGGGCGGAGGCGGCCAACGACGTCACGGGCCAGACGACCGCGGTCACTCAGGCACTTCCCGCGGTCATCGAGAGGGCGCCGGACTACGGGGCCGTGCCGAATCTGAAGTGGGGTGACGACGACGGCGGCGATGGGTGGATCCGCTCCCTGCTCGAATGGGTGCCGGGTCCGATCCGTGACGTGCTGCGCCCGGTCGTGAAGCACGCCTTCCGAATGGGCAAGGTTGCTGAGGTCTACCCGTACCCGCAGCAGCACTACCTCAACTCGCTGTCCGAGGCATGGATGGCGACGACTATGACCCTCTCCATGGCCGAGAGCGGCCTGACAGGCAACGTCAGCAGTATCACGCGGCAGAGCAACAGCGAGTGGTACGACGCCATGCGTCAGTTCTGCAGCTCGCTGTGGGGAACGACAGCGTGGGGAGCGAGTACCGCAGGCTACGAGTGGAAGCATGACTCGGCCTCGTCGGCTACCGCCACGCATCCGGTGATGACGGTGCTGTTCGATACCGCCCAGAAGGTCGGCGATCTGCTCTATCAGTTCGCCGAAGCAGCGGTGTACGTCAACGGTGCGGTCTGGGACGTGTACTGGGAAGCCGTTGAGGAGGCCGTGCCCAAGATTGACGTGGACCTTAAGGACGGTGTCGGAATGGACGACGTCAAGGGGCTCATCAAGGGCGTGGTCAAGGGGGTTGCCAAGGGTGCCGCCGAGCTCGGTGCGGGCATTGTCCTCAACATCGACACCGCGCGACTGAATGCGATCGTCAGCACGTACAACTCCCGCGTCCACGCACTGGTGCCGCAATTGGACGCACTGTTGGGGCCGCTGGACGAGGCGTACCGGAGCGCGCCTACGTTCAACGCGGAGGAGGCACGTGCCGAGGCGTTCGGGGCCAGGGCACTGAGCGAATTCAGGACCGAGCACACATACACGGTTCCGGGTGAGGATCCTAATGATCATTTCTACCCGCTCGACCTCGCGGGTCAGGAAGGTATCGGAGGCAGCCACGGTGTGGACAAGCACATAGGGCTCACCGACGACCAGTTGACCCAGCGACTGCGTGACCAGGGCAACGCGCCGTCCGCTTCGGCATACAAGGATCTCGGTTCCGCCCAACGGTTCACCCAGACTGCGCTCGATGACATCGACAATGCGGCCAGGATCGAGGAGTGGATCAAGCGAGTGGAGCAGAAGGAGAAGAACAACCCTGGCTGGGATCCGAACAACTCCAAGATTTCGCCGCCGCTGACCCTCACCTTCCCGGACGTCACCGGCCGCACTGTCGAGCGCGCCGACTATGATGCCCACGGTATGGGGGCGACCGCGACCGAGGTGCACTCCGCGCAGGTCGCCCTGAAGTACAGGAAGGGCATGGACCCCCCCTTCGTGGTGATCACGTCTTACCCCGTGTCTCCATAA
- a CDS encoding WXG100 family type VII secretion target produces the protein MSGENGQAGLRVESDRLTALADDLEAMQAHLDAQVKRMDAVVDGIEAAWRGPAAEAYRALHRGVAEDAVRIRMVIQRLEQAVRLSRDGFSEQELDVMDRLRKIQMETDVQAEAAELSTPNPVADAAPSRIITAFGVRG, from the coding sequence GTGAGCGGTGAGAACGGGCAGGCCGGACTGCGGGTCGAGAGCGACAGGCTGACTGCCCTCGCCGATGACCTCGAAGCGATGCAGGCACATCTGGACGCTCAGGTGAAGCGCATGGATGCCGTCGTAGACGGGATCGAGGCGGCCTGGCGCGGGCCTGCGGCCGAGGCATACCGGGCCTTGCACCGGGGCGTCGCCGAGGACGCCGTACGCATCCGCATGGTCATCCAGCGCCTTGAACAGGCCGTACGACTGAGCAGGGACGGGTTTTCGGAGCAGGAACTCGATGTCATGGACCGGCTGCGGAAGATCCAGATGGAGACCGATGTACAGGCCGAAGCGGCCGAGCTCTCGACGCCGAATCCGGTAGCCGACGCCGCGCCGAGTCGCATCATCACCGCATTCGGGGTACGGGGGTAA